In Microvirga sp. 17 mud 1-3, the genomic window CAGCAAAGCCGTCGGCCCGTCGCCCCGCTTGACGACAGTGATCGGAACCATCACCGAGCCCCATGCGGAATCATCCCGGCTATAAGGGAGCCGGAGATGACCATGCTGCACGCCGTCGACCTCAAAGCTGACATTCGCCGCAATCGGGGAGGGGCGCTGGACGAGCTTCATGATCTCAGGCTTTCACGAAAAGCTGGCGGGGTACATTCGAAAGGCATTCGACCCCGGTGTCGGTGATGACGATGCTCTCGGTGATCTCCAGGCCCATGTTCTCCAGCCATAGGCCGGTCATGAAATGGAAGGTCATGCCAGGCTCGAGTACCGTTCGGTCGCCGGGGCGCAGGCTCATGGTACGCTCGCCCCAGTCCGGCGGGTAGCTCAGCCCGATCGGGTATCCGGTCCGATTGTCTTTAACGATGCCGTAACGGGCCAGAACGGCGAAGAATGCATTGGCGATATCCTCGCACACATTCCCGGGTTTGGCGGCTGCGAGACCAGCTTCCATGCCCTCCAGCACGGCCTTCTCGGCATCGATAAAGGCTTGCGTGGGCTTTCCGAGAAAAACCGTGCGCGACAGAGGGCAATGGTAGCGCTTGTAGCAGCCCGCAATTTCGAAGAACGTGCCTTCGCCGTTCCGCATGGGGCGGTCGTCCCAGGTCAGGTGCGGGGCAGAGGCTTCTTCGCCTGAGGGAAGCAGCGGAACGATGGCCGCGTAATCACCACCATATCCATCCACACCTCGCAGGCCCGCGTCGTAGATTTCAGCCACAAGGTCGTTCTTGCGTAGCCCCGGTTCGACCTTCTCGAGGATACGTCGATGCATGGCCTCGACGATGCGTCCCGCCTTCTTCATATAGGCGATTTCCGTTGGACTCTTGACGGCACGCTGCCAGTTCACAAGCGACAGGGCATCCTTGAAGCGGGCATTCGGCAGGTGCTTGGTGAGCGAGAGATAGGCTGCAGCCGAGAAATAGTAATTGTCCATCTCGACCGCGATGGTGCCCTTGTCCCATCCGCGATCCGTGATGATGCTGGACAGGAAGTCCATGGGATGGCGCTCGGTCGACTGAACGT contains:
- the doeA gene encoding ectoine hydrolase DoeA (DoeA (degradation of ectoine A) is also called EutD (ectoine utilization D).); its protein translation is MSAPNLNFSREEYAERLAKTRRAMEKAGIDLLIVTDPSNMHWLTGYDGWSFYVHQCVLVPPDGEPIWYGRGQDANGAKRTAYLKHDNIIGYPDHYVQSTERHPMDFLSSIITDRGWDKGTIAVEMDNYYFSAAAYLSLTKHLPNARFKDALSLVNWQRAVKSPTEIAYMKKAGRIVEAMHRRILEKVEPGLRKNDLVAEIYDAGLRGVDGYGGDYAAIVPLLPSGEEASAPHLTWDDRPMRNGEGTFFEIAGCYKRYHCPLSRTVFLGKPTQAFIDAEKAVLEGMEAGLAAAKPGNVCEDIANAFFAVLARYGIVKDNRTGYPIGLSYPPDWGERTMSLRPGDRTVLEPGMTFHFMTGLWLENMGLEITESIVITDTGVECLSNVPRQLFVKA